The sequence below is a genomic window from Silene latifolia isolate original U9 population chromosome 7, ASM4854445v1, whole genome shotgun sequence.
TATAGAacaaaattaatataaaatatgtAGTAACATAATTAAAGCTATGGGAAGTATTAGAaatattaatttatgcatgttttATATTTGTAAAACCGTACACTGAAAGACGTACCAAATTCAGATTGAGATTGAGACTGGTAGAGTGGTGCTTTACCCTTATTTGTTTGACTTGAAGCGTGGCTTGGCATTTGTTGGTTTGTCAAGTATTGTAGAGGTAAATAGGAGTACCTAATAACATGGTAATAAACTTGTGTAGAAAACAATTACAAAAATTGTTACTGCATTTAGCTTAATATTAATCTAATTTGCATGGGTTAAATTGAGCATGGGGTTTCCATACATAAATCATGTCCTTTTAGTAAGCGGTTTGTGGCTCACAACTCGATCTATTATTTGAATTTTCTCTTAGAATGGTAGGTAAGAATTGTGCTATGTGTCAGCTATTATGTTTGAAGATTTGCTGATGGATTTCCTCTATAAGAGCActgtttttgtaatcgatataAATGGAAGACTGCTACTGGAAACTTTTGCTAATTTGCTTTGGCTTGACATCTGTTTTGGCTAATTAGCATAAAGTGAGACTGGGAAAGTATATGAGAGATTCAGACTCACTCCAGAGAGAATGTGAGAATCTACGGCAATATGGAGTCCTGACACAAAACTGGTTGCGGTTCTTGTGAGTTTCAACCattctttttcttctttgttATTTTTCATTTCTGCTAGAAAATTTATGTTGCTATATTTTTGGGTTTTCCATTTTTGTTATTTGGTGCTGGTGTCACTTATCCCATTAAGAATCCGGGTGAATGGATGATATTTGGTACTTAGTTGGTTATGGCATAGCAGTGTTAATGATGTGTGTATCAACCATTCGATTTAGGGATAAGAGTGTTATTCATTTGATTGTGCTTGGGGGTTACTTATTCTCATTTTAGTTGAAATATGGTTGTGAACAATAGTAATAACCTCTGTGTTGTTGTATAGAATCACATCGATGGAGATCTTTACTATACGTATGTTTTATAATGCCTGATCCGATCTAGCTAGACATACTCACACCATTCGCAATAGTAAAACTAATCTAATTTGCATTATTTAACAAAAATTAATAAATTTTAATATTCGATTTTCAAATTATGCTGATTTGCAATACCTTTAACCCTCAAATTCCGATTTGCATTATATATTAAAAGACAAAAAGGGAAAAAAATAGACATACATTTGAATCAACAAATAGAAGTTCAATGACATCCATTTTCTTCTTATCTGAGATGAAATAACATATCTAATTTTGGGGTGTTTAAAGAACGTATAAGGATTGTTTGAGGAGTTGCTCTTGAAAATTCCAAGTTTTCTACAAAGAAGCGTGAAAGAGGAAAATCATTGTAAAGGGTTGTTGTAAAAAAAATCTGCAGTCAAAATAAAAACTAACCTTTTCCATCTTCTTTGTTTTTTCTTCTACTCCTCTTTCTTGGTGGTTGTTCAGAACTTGATCCAGACATGGgtgaaaagtagaagtagaatTGTTTATCTTTTTCTTATTCAGAGACTGTCACACATGAATGGTGTGAGTATTATATGTATAGGTAGTTGAAGTTGAGGAAGAGAATTAAGGAACAGATAAGAAATCATATATATAATTCCCGTGAATTGTCATTCTCGAGTAACGTTAAGAATGACAAAGGGTTAGATTAATTAGGTTTTGCTATAATTGCAGTGCACtttgaatttatttatttattttttttatttattttttttgttgctGCTGTGGCCATATTTTTTTTTAGTATTATATGTATAGGTAGTTAACTTTTTAGAATTCTAAGGGACTGCTTTAGAAGGTTCTAAGAAGCTCATTCTCGAGTAACCTTGAGAATGACAAAGGGTTAAATTAATTAGGTTGGTTATGAAATTATTAAGCACACGTTTTTTGACACAGTTGAATGCAATTTTTCTTATCCTTTTTAAATTTCCCAAATGTCACGTTTTGCTATAATTGCATTGAATTTTTTCGCCTTTTTTGTTGCTGTTGTGgccatatattttttttttgctgttgtGGCCATAGTTTCGATAATGTTGACCAAAACGATATCTACGCTGCTCGCTTTCAAGTCATCAATCAAGTAAGCTTTTTCATATTTCATTTTCAATCAACTCAACCCAACACAATTTTCCTCATTAAATTCTAACTTAAACCTAAAATCctttttttcctttatttttatttttattttattttattttatgctcGTATGTTTTTTTATCTCGCCTAACATGTTTAAACCGACATGTAAAATCAAATTTAGGTTGTAGTAGGTTGCATTTCACATAAAATAATTAAAAGCTGAAGattgagaaataaaaaaaaaacatatcgtcaaagataaaaacaacaaaaatatctTGTTTAGGTTACATTCCAAAACATGAACGGTGCATTAAGGAATTAAAATAGAAACGTCTACTCTAAAGACAAACATTCCAAAATACTTCATCCCAATCTCAATTATAAACTGGAGATGGATCACTTTTCTTTCTTAACAATGACGTTATTCTTTGTTGTCGAGCTAGCATCACCATCAGCAGACTGATAGTCGTCGGTTGGGTGGGACCTTTTGAGAGGAGTGATTCTGCTGCTGTCCGTCTGAGACTTTTCTTCTTCCTAAATTGTAAAGTTTTAAAAGTTGTTAGTATAAGAATCTATTTTTGGGGCACGATTTCGGTAAAGTTATTGTTTTAAATAACTTATTTACCTCAGCGTTAATGATGTCAATTAAGGCCTTCGAACTTTCCTTGATAAGCAAAGGCTTAGTCCTCGATTTAAAACAATGAAACTCCTCCTGTAATTGGAGAAGGAAAGATCGTAATATTCTCAAGAAGAAGATATGTTTAATTCTCACATTAAGAGGGAAGTATGAAAACAAAGAAAATTGTAACCGACCTTGAACATTTCAGTGTACTTGGAAAGCCATTTGTTAGCAAGGTCTGCGTCGTTAGACAAACTGGAGACAATGTATGAAGTTGAGCCTTGACTCACGTTAAACTTTTCATGTACATAGACCTTGAAAAGAAATGACTTGTCAATGAAAGCCTCCAATTCGCGAGGTATATCTTCTTTATCACCACCAAGCTATGACAAAAAAAATGACACATAAAATAGAATATTAAAGGCGATAATTTTTAACCATGATTGAATATTGGGGGAATTTTCCTTAAATTTGATTGTAAAAGGTAAAATTTAGATATTATAAAACCTTTTCAATTTTTGCAAGCATCTCCGCAACGGTTGGAATGATGAATTGATTGATCTGAGTATCAAAAACCACAAAGTCGACGCAATCATCCGACGGGTCAGTAACCTCGAACTTGACTTGTACCTGTAGGAAAGAAGGTGTTTAAGGAAAATTTGTGAGGTTCATGAAATTATATGGCACAATTGGAAAAAATGCATAAAGTGTAATAATTTTACCTAGGAATTCTTGTCGTAACACGGTTTATGTAACCATCACACTTTTCACGTGTACATACCCATTTTCCTTTGTCACTTTTGATACACTTAGACCAGCATAGCTTACAACTATCATAGTACCATCCGGTTGTGCAATCAAGGTTAACAATTTTTCCATATGTATAGAAATAACCCGCCTGCAATAATAGTTGCTTTAGTATTTCTAATTGTTTTGACGTAGCCAAACGCAAGGCTTTTTAGCAAAGAATAATCACCTTTTCATTCTCTTTTAGGTCACTGATACTCCTTATATTTTCTCTTGACATGTACTCATCGTCAACGTCGTCATTAGGAATTTCAATAATTTGCAAGGAGTTACTTGGTGCCGGAGTAGAAAGACTACGTATATTGAAGAAGTAGGGGTAAGTGGTGCAAttttgtttttatgtttgttctcgCTTAATTGTGAATGTTTAAAAATTGATAATTAAATAGTGCGTGCAAAATGATACTAAGAAGAACAGTATAAACAAATTGATACCTTGGCTCAAAATCTTTCACTTGAGGTATATCGGGGTTGACATGAAAAACAGTAGCGTTAAAAGTTGTCTGGACACGCCAAACAcctaaaaatataattttatcaGTTTATATTTAAACTAATTTTTTATATTAAACAACAATTCATCATAAGGTGACAAAATAATAGTACCCTCAAATCTTTTAGCATGCACACATTGTATGACAATAACTTTAGACTGGTCAGGATTAGGTAGCTTAGATAGAGCAGCAGGGAGTTCAACCGTGTGTGGTTCCCATAAGGTGCAACATAGTTGATTTCCCCTGCATCAAACCCAAAATTGTACCTTATTTTGTTTTGCCAAGCGAAAGAAGTGACAAACTGATAATGGCTTTACACTTATTCAAGGTCTTCTAGCTTAATGGTACGACACTTATGCTTGTGTGTAGTTTCAGTGATTGGACCAATCTCATAAACTTTTCCAATAACATCTATAGCCATAAAAGTGGAACATTTTAAAAAATTGTAAGTAAAAGAAATTGCAGGAAAAATTTAACCAGTGACGAAACATTAGATATGTGAAAGAGTCATACCTATGTAATGGGTACCGGGAACTCTACCATCAATAACGTCCTTAAAATCAGTAAAACGAAACCCATGCATCGGAATAGATGAATCAGTTGTGGCTTGAACTTTACTTGAAAACTCAAACTTCAAACGATAACTATGAGGGGTAGCCTTGTCTAGTCCGGTGTTGTTGTCTACCGTTAAGTTACGGATGGTGTAAACTTCACCCACAGAGAGCTTAGAGGTAAAATAGGAAATTAGTTGTTTCCTAACAGTAGCTTGGATGACTTCGTTCTGCCAAAAAAAGATTTATCACACATAAAATTGTTGAATTAACTTGAACTAAATATCGTTCTGCCAactgattttccaacttttttttttttgcataaatATATTCATCTAATTTGATTAGATCTCCCCCATTTTCTAATCTGGGTATTTGTTTATTTTTGAATTAACATATAAAGTTACGATATTTTCTAAACTTGAACTAAATATCGTTCTGCCAACTTTTTTTGTTTGCATAAATATATTCATCTAATTTGACTTCGTTCTGCAAAGGTATGAACTTTCACTTTAATTTGTTATTTAAAGTGTTTTTTTGAATTGGGTATTTGTGGAAATTTGTGGAGAATCTGATCAATGGATGTATGAATAATGGAAGGTTAGGGTTAGTTGATGAAAGTGTGTTGCAAGTGCCAAATATTAGTAAATTGGATCATAAATTAGGGTTTGTGGGAATTATTTGGCTGCAATTGGAGTTAATAATAAAGGGTATTTATCTGATGTGGAATATGTGCTTGGAAAAAAAATTAGACATACCTTTGAATCAACAAACAAAAGTTCATTGGCTTCGGTTTTCTTCTTATCTTCACTCTTGTTTTTGTTGATGAATTCCGGCCTTGACCACTTGTGCAGTTGTGCACCACTCTAACATTCATTTCCGTAAGCCTTACTCCATATTTGAGTTGACTAATAGTAATTCGTGCAATTGCCATTTGAGAAATAGAAGAAATTTGCTTGAAATTATTGAAAAGTGATGAAAACTGATCTATACTTTGTTTACAGGTTGGAAAGTGATGAAAACTGATGTATACGTTAGCAAATGAAGACAATGATGTGTCTATTGGGCTATTTTCATTTGTAATTATTAAGTAATATTGGGAAGGAGAAAGGCTTGTGTTCCGGAAAATTCATTgagtctctttttttttttggtcaaaagAAGCGGGCAAAGATCCCAAATAAGAAACGAAGACAAGCAAGAAAACGAAACAAAAGCAACTACAAACTACTAACTAATCAGACGGAATCACACGAGGCCAGGCCACCCCACCAACGTCCTGAAGAGCTAGACGAGCTAACTGCAGAGGCAGAGCATTCTCCTCAAAGACAACCAGCTGCTGCGATTGTGCAGCTCCAACATTCGTCAACCAGTCCGCACATCGATTTGCCTCCCGATAGATGTGTTGAATCTTTACATCCCAACTGGTATCTTGAATAAAGCATTGGCAAATCTTAATCATATGCGAATGGGCAGACGGAAGATCTTGAGTCGAACGCAACAAACTCTCCACCACACGCGAGTCCGTTTGAATGAACACTTTGGGGTAATGTCGTTCCTTTGCCAGAACAAGACCACGCTTCAAAGCCATTATCTCGGACCGAGTAACAGTAGCAATCCCAATATTCTCCGCAAACGCTGCCACCACACGACCCTCACAGTCCCTAAACACTCCTCCTACACCCGACATACCCGGATTACCTTTAGAAGCCCCATCAATATTCAACGCAATCCACCCCGGAGGAGGAGCCACCCAACGCACAAATATTTCCTTCACTCTTCGTTCACTGGGCATACCTCCCGTGTCAAGGGAATATGTAATTCTAATTGTTCATTGTCATTCTCAAGTAGCATAGAGAATGACAAAGGGTTAGGGTAATTGAACGTGAGATTTAAttggtcttttttttttggtaattcaACGTCGGATTTAACTGCCCTTGGTTTTTTTGTGCGTGTGTGTGCTGATGTGGCCATATTGCAAAATCGTGATTGGCTCAAACAAAATTGATTTTGTGAGGTTGAATGTGAGGGCTTCATTGCCTTAATTCTCAAAGGAGGTTGTGTCACCTCAGTTTTTTATCAttcctcttttatatatataatgataatGATTAACGAGTCATTATAATTTTGGGCTGATCAAGTTGCAAGATAAGTTTTTCGGGTCTATACCATGGAAAAACATGTTGTGTCGATTGAATTTATGGGCTAATGAGGACAAACATTGATGGTGTACTTGAACTACATGAGATTTATCAAAACGCACTTTTACTTCACCTTTAAGTAGGGGTAAGTCCTGAGGGAGAAGTGGAGAacataaagtaaaaaaaaaaaaaagctttttTTTCATCCTTATTATTATATGCATTATAAATAATTGACCGAAATAGAGATTATACGCATACGATGTTGATATATAAGTAAATCAATCTTCTTTTCGTATATTTGCTTACTTATGGAACAAGAAGAAATGGTCTAATAATTTAGATTACTATATATTTAATAGTTTAAGTAGTAGGGATAAGTATTAATAAGATTTTGTTTCGTGAAAAAATTGATTCTTTTTTATCGATTTTCTTTGAGTTAATAGTTGGTACCAAATCAAATACCAGAAACCAAACAGGTTCATTATTATTACCCCTTACTCATAAATATAAAAATACTAAGTAAATAAATGATCTGACGGAAGGAGTATCAATCAATTTAGGCCATAACTATATATAACCCATACAAAAAGTATACTTGACAATTATTTTTTGACATATTAGCTCTCCCATGACATCGCCAACTATAAGTCTAGGAGTTTTGGATTTGGATTACAAATCGTCACGGGTTTTGCCGCTTGAATTGATCTTCGTATTATTGTCAAGCAAGTAAAATAATGATTTTGTTTATTAATAATATAACATTgaatttagggggtgtttggttggctctcttggaatggattggaatggatttgcTTAGCGTAGTATGGATGAGaaacctcgggaaatcgagatagGGCAAATGATAAATGTTACCGTATTTCTTTTATAAATAAAAGTGGGATTTTTTTAGATTAATCACATAAGATTAAAACTGGTATCCTAAAAATAAAGTTGAAGTGACATGATGTCCTAGAATAAGTCATTGATTTGATATAAAGTATTCTAATTTTCACCTATTTAAGTTATTCTATAGTATTCTTGAAGTTTGATATCAATCAAATAAGAATATTGTTTACACTCAAGAGCTTACATTTTGCACAAGCTCACTTAAAATAAAATACTATTTAATAACCGTGTAACGCACGGACATGAAATCTAGTATATCATATTACATAAGTGAAATTGATTACATTTTTTACAAAAAATACAATCCTTCACTCTTCAAATGTGATAGAACTTGTCTAAAATTTTGCTTATAAATAGTGTAGCACTAATGTACTATGAATAGTCCTTAGCAATAGTAGTCAATCTAAGCCGCCCAAAGCACTCAAAATAAAAGTTAACAGTGAAATCAAAATTTAAAATGAATTAGCATCAATTGGAGaagattttaaattattttataaaaataaaaatatttatattttattaaaaaattgaATATTTTTCTTAAATTTGTTAACAATTCTTTACgaaataaaaaatatatataatgctttttattttctttcgtgAAAAGATGAGACATACCAAAAATATACGTGCTTAGTTTTTttggtaatatatatatatatatatatatatatatatatatatatatatatatatatatatatatatatatatatatatatatatatatatatatagagagaggcAAGTTCTAATGattccacctaaaatggtgagtccactaagtcctaatcctagccattgatctctaaaattgatggttgagattttacaattctaagatgaaaactttaatgttttataactgaaactttaatttattagtttaactttaattctttacaattataagtttaacttttatgaatgaaattttaatgctaaaagttaaaactttaatttttttggccaatttctaatattaaaatttgaatttatttaattttacagatttataaatgtaactttaatgttttaagaatgaaactttaatgctaaaaattgaaactttaatttttttaactaatttttaatattaaactttgaatttatttatttttacagatttataaatataactttaatgttttacgaatgaaactttaatgctaaaaattgaaactttaatttttttaactaatttttaatattaaactttaaatttatttatttttacagatttataaatataactttaatgttttacgaatgaaactttaatgctaaaaattgaaactttaattttttagacaatataaaatataaaaatttgaatttagttAATTTTACTGGtttataattttttaaaattgtcattttttgaatataactttaatgttttacgactgaaactttaatgctaaaatgtataactttaatttttttagaccattttttaatatagaaatttgtttttatgaaataatgTACTTGggactaatatttatttaatttaactaatttttaactgtaactttaatgatatacgagtgaaactttaatgctttaaaatgaaactttagtccatataaaCGTAACTTTAATTGAAGTCCTTAATAAATATAATTAGTCCATATCAACGTAACTTTGAGTCCATATAAGCgcaactttagtccatataaacgtaacttta
It includes:
- the LOC141591015 gene encoding uncharacterized protein LOC141591015 yields the protein MLAKIEKLGGDKEDIPRELEAFIDKSFLFKVYVHEKFNVSQGSTSYIVSSLSNDADLANKWLSKYTEMFKEEFHCFKSRTKPLLIKESSKALIDIINAEEEEKSQTDSSRITPLKRSHPTDDYQSADGDASSTTKNNVIVKKEK